The DNA segment GGCCAAAGCTCTTTCTGCAGATGCTGCATCCAAAGGGACGTGTGCCACTGTGAGAACGTCTGACGTGAACCTCCAGCCCATGAGGGGTGGAAAACACCTGGAGAAGAGGACAGAAAACAGCAATGAAATTgacatatgatttatttattattacatatatagaaataatatttatgtaaaatataaattttattttatatttatataagaaaaaaattaaatttatattttttaattacaaaatctaatttagattgtattcataaataaatgattattttatttctaaataaaataaaatcagatttttgaaaAAGAATATTAAGAATGATGCCcacatataaagaaaatatatatatatatatatatatatatatatatgtgtgtgtgtgtgtgtgtgtatatgtatatgtataatttatttgaagCTGAGACGATATTTATGTtactatttataaacaaatagatcatttttggggaaaataaaaatctatcaaatttaattgaattcaatCATTTGCTTTTTAttctgttatatattatatattattcttataattctaattaaaaatgtaatttaccgGTAATCATTTTTTatgaagaaattatatatatatatatatatatatatatattatatatatatatatatatatataatttaataattttctaataaataaaatagattatttgGTAACAatctaatttaattgaatttaatattttcctcaaaataataattattactaataaattattcaataatattatacatttaaattaatacaaaataatataaattaataatatacaaataaattaatgttaataataattgattttttttaaataaaagaatcataaaacaaaatataacatcaaagaataataaacataaaatatatagaaatatacataaaaatgaatatgttatgttttgatAGATAATTAAAGAGATATTTCACCTTATCACAGGTAATGCAGTGGTAGGTGTTAGACGTGGGTGAGTAGTGTGTGCTGCAGTCCAGTGGTTGTTGAGGCTCAGAGCTCTGCTTCAGATGAGCTCCGTACAGGCTGCTGGCGTGCTGCAGGAGCGATGGAGAGAAGCCCATCTGCCTGAAGTCATATGTTGCAGGAACATGATCCCAGGTATAAGAGCTCTTGTAGTAGGGAGGGAACTCTGCCAGCTGAGGCTCTGTTGGAGGTAGAGAGGAAACATtaagattattattgttattgtgtcTAAATCTGCCCTAGAGATGTTACATGATACttggcattatttttttttgatcgaAGAACAAGATGTACACATTCAGATATTTATGTCAAACTCTCACCAGATAAGTAAAATGGCCGTCTGGTTGTGACAGGCAGCTCAGGTAGAGATGGTATTGGGCAGTCTGGCTCTTGCTCACACTTGATGAAGTCATACGGGTCTCTGTGGGACGGCCGAGTGACCGAATCTACCTGGGGCCGCTCTGGGATATTACATTCCTTTGGTTCCAAAGGGACCAGCGCTGGgactaaaaaaatattacatcacAAAATTGAAAAATGCATTTGGTACAATGGAGCTCAACAGCTatcaaaatgaaattaatttgaataaaataacatacactcttagaaataacattttcaaaatgggCTTTAGAACAAACAtctttggttcctcaaagaaactttcagtagaagaaatttttttcttggtgtgaagAACATCTAAGgaatctaaagaacccttttcaaCTATAAAGATGGAACGGTTCCATGGGTGTTAaaagttctttgtggaaccatagatgccaaaaaaaaaaaaaaacttcatgtcaatgcattagaaaacaaaatattaaaccaagttTGTTTTGCTTCAGATGTAAGCTTGTGCTATCTGTCGTCAAAAAGAAAAAGCCTttggttttatggttttaatgcaatgacattatgatgcaaaaacattcatatatttttatggcCATTTTATTCACTCGGGCAGCTCCTTTCTAAAGTAAAACATTCAAagcatgaacatttaaataaactatttatgcAATTAAATGGAGGTGTGCACATGAAAAGCTTTGAGAGCATCAAACAGATCTGAGATTGTTCCTTACATTTTCTCCAAATGAACCCTATAAAGAGCAGTTATATCCAGTCACAATATACTGCTCTCTTGTTTGAATAGGGCTAGTTTGCATATTCGCAACATCCAGCCTAACTGCTCAACAGCTTACGGACTTCCATGGAATACAACCTATTGAGCTACCTTACTAAACAGCACATTAGGCCCACACTGCTGTCTTAAGTAAGCAGTTGTCAAAGTTTAAGACACAGCCCTAGAATCTTCTAACAGTCAGCCTGAGGCTGAGGCACCAGCAGCAAACACCAATCTGACAGGTGCTCAGCACATCCTCTCAGCACTCTCTAGACAAATCATTTATTTAGTGGAGAATTATAGATGCATAATTATGTAAATGagtataaaacatacaaaaaccaagaacattttcattatatatcACTGTGGATTGTTCACTTACTTGTTTTGGATGATGGGTCCGGGAGTTTCTGTTGACTTTGCTCGGTGTCGATGGGTCGGTGCACATTGTGAGACTTTTTACTTTTCACCAAAAATGATCGTGGCATGATGATTCTGTAAAATTAGATTTGTTTACTGATATTTTCATTTCCATATTTGTTATGATCACCAAAAACTATCAGCCATTACAAACTTATAGAATAacgaaactaaaaataaaaaaataaaaaaattgtatgataGTCATTTCTAtatcatataaaaacaacaacaacaaaactcaaAACTCTTCTTATAAGATTATTTTCCTTTCTCTGTCTAAAAAATGAAACCTATACAGTTATTACAGGGTAGCCTACAATATTTGGTGTTCTGTTGCTGTTTTGAAAGTTTCAGTCAAACTTTGGTTTAAGACAGATTTTTATAACGTGTTAAATTAGCCCAAATATACCACattactgttttataataaataattatttaaatataaatataaaagtaatgataataatagtcttgaggttaaaaataattgaaactgTATTACAGCCTATATGAAAATATCttacctgaaaaaataaaaactgaaaacttaaTGTTTAAAGTCCTTTGATTGTTTGAGAGGCAAACTTCGCGTTGAAGGGCGCAGGGAAATCCGTTGTGATGTTTAGAAACTTAAGCTCTGCATCGCTGTGAGTTGGTTGCGTTGAGTTTTTTCAGCTCCCCTCCCTGATTTTCAATCCGATAATTCTGCGGTGGAATCTGACTGAGCTTTCAACCAATTACAGACGGAGCAGGTGCGACATTTGCCTACTAAACGCAAACTTAAACATCCTGGTGTGGTGGGCACTCTTTTCCATAATGATTTAACAACATATTCAAGATATTTTAACAAATACtagatattattttaaatcagtctaTTCGTTTTTATAGGCTATATGTTTAggtctatttttcttttattgggaCATTCAGAAAGTTAATTAGATAACAGAACGTGTTAAAAGTTGGAGATATAGTgcaaactaattattttaattatctgcTGTCAGTTTAGTAATTTATTATCTTTGTTAATGGTCATCTGTTGATTTATCTGCTGTAGAACAGCTAGCGGgcttaaaacataaaaccaataAACCAGCAACAAACTTTGCTTGAACGTACCCCTCAAAATACACACCAAACCTGTAATGTTGGTATCTCCGAATGTTTGCCTACTTTTATTTGCACAGTTGTGTTTTGGTTGCAGCCTTAGGCGTTTTTATATGATCTTTGATTATTAAAAGTAGGCTACAACTAGATTATTGCCGCATTGTTTGTAAAACTAAGCACTGGAAGAGTCTTAGGTGTTAATTTATTGATTGTCTGTAATCCTGGTGCGTTTTTTTGCTCCGTTCAACATTCAAGATTACCGGAGGTCAGTTTTTATTGCCTTGTGCGCGTGAAATTTGGAATCAATTAATGTATTTACGCCCCCGCGTGGCTTGGTGGTGAATTGCGCCGCATCTTTGGGTGactcttcaaaatataattacattttttaggtGTCgcagtctttcttttctttaactagctttcatttatcttttattaaagtatattacTTTTGCTGAAAGCCCTAACTtgcataaagtaaataaaattatgttcGCTTTTCACTTTTGCACACTTTTCATTCGTAATATGGAATGATTTAAAACGACAGCTTTGAAACACATCCAATTTACATTTAGTTgagcataaattaataaaactagacAGAcgttcaacaaaaataaaaactaatgacaTTGCCTACcacaacatgacaaaaaaagCTAAGAATGaactaaaatgtaacaaaaataactattccaaaatattaaaatagtgtctcaataatactaaaataatactgtacaCAACTGTAGGAATTACATTAAAGAATACTTAACAGTAAGCTGCATGTAAGTCAGAACAGAGTTAATCAAAATATTGATCAGTTTGTTCAGTCAGATATGAACAAAAAGGCATGGAACACAGCAATGTGAGTGTTGCAAACACTTTAGGACTAACGCTTTACGCTAAATTGTAGCAAATATGAGGCAAGAATTCGcttatgtaaataaatagaagTCTACGGCCATGATGAACCACTAGAGGGACACCATTCTCCACTGAAAACAGTCTTATCCAGGACATTAAACCATTGCATGTCAGTTGCGCAGAAATTATTCTTCACTTCTTATattcatgctatttttttttttttttgtaagcagaGGCAGAAATCAGCGAACAAAATGAAACATCACTGAAAGATGAGATAGGTGATAATGAGTATAATGTTTGGAGATTATGGATAAGGCTGTGAATGAATTACCACGGGTTtcttctatttaaaaatgtgtgatcTCAACCTCATGTGATTACATGATGACATACATGATGACACAATTGTAATTTTAGgtaacgtttttttttaaatttcattatttatttactgaatatatatatttatttagtacttttaaacgtaaataaatagtttattagcctatatttggattttaattttaatatcttcTTCGTCAagcttatatattatttatatatgtatgtatgtatttatgtttaggggggaaaaatactttttaaatataaattgtttattagCATCTATTGCTGTTCAGATTCAGCGTCTGCGCTCACCACCTGAGTCACGCGAAAACCGCATTACAGAGCGCTGCATCCCTCCACCCTTCAGAAAAACAACTCGGGGCCTAACTGCAGGATTATCTAAAACTTTCATACATGAGTCTTACTCCCGTCACAATTCACTGTATTTATAAAGTATGACTGTTGCTCATTTCTGACCACATTCACGCCATATGTTCATGTTCTGCGTCCAGATACAGGCGTGTTTTTGAGCGCTCGGGGATTATTTCTCCTGCACAGTTGCGGATGGTGACTGCGCAGGGAGGGGTTGTGAGGTGttcaagatggcggcgccctgTGGAGTGCAGTTGCTCTAACAGGTAAACAAGTTTAATAAACGATGTTTTTTGTGGTGATATTTTTACATCATACGCTGTGACAGTCGGAATGTTAGATTTCCTCGCTCCTCACTATTTTACGCGCATTATGGAGTCTCTCAGGCGTTATTTCTGATTTGCACTAAGCTTGTCGATAATAAGGCTCTCTTGCCTGGGACTGTCAGTGTCAGTGAAATAACAGTCCTCAATGATTGCTACAGTTTCGAATTGAATCTCAACAAATCTCCGCGTGCATATGCACGAGTTTAAGAGGGAAGTTGAAATGCACGggggaatgttttattttgttggcGCATTTTTTGGAGACATTCCCGCAGATTCTGGCCATTGTTCTCTCGCGTTGTTTACGCCAGTGGTCATTTCAACACAGGGCTGCTGTCAGTGCTTGCAGCCGAAACCACAACATCTATCTGCACATGGGTGCTCTGTTATTTTGCAGCATGCAGATGCTAAAATACAGACATATGTTGTGGGATTTGCTGGCTTTTGCACGCGCTTGCGCGTTTTTAAACATAAATCCTTTTGCAGGCAAATCATGCAATGCAGTCTCAAACATTACCttctatttattttgtgataattgcATATCGGCATTTTTGCACTATGAGTCTTATGTCTTGCTATTTAAGGACTTCcagttactgtatatttttatatgataattctatatatatatttaattatatatatatatatatatatatatatatatatatatatatatatatacttttttttcaactGTGCACATTTGTCTCCCTCTGTATGGATGTGTAAGTGACATTAAATTAAAGATTTGAAACCCAAAACTCAGTTAAGCTTCAAAAAGCAAGAGGAAGACATGACAACTTATACACAACCTCTTTAAGGAATTTGTTTATGTGGTATGAGCGTGGCATATAAAGCATCTTTGTGCTGTTAACTGCCCTGTTTTCTAGTTGGCAGGCACAGCCACAGTTCGTGTTGAGGTCGTCCAGAACTTCATCTTATTAGTGTTTTTTCCCTATGAATGCGATGCATGCTCTTTGTTTGTGGGCTACAATCATGAAGTTAATCAATGAACTTCTTTGTATCTACTGTGTCGAGTGATTTCCATTGAGAGGTCAGTTTGCCATCACCCTTCCCTAGATGGTTCTCATCTTGCACACTTATGCTTAGAGCAGTGCTTTGTGTTTTATACCAGTTGTTTGTTTGGTTGAGAACTGGAATGGTCTCCACCAAGGAGACAGTGTCCTTTTTAGCATTTGTTCATGTTGCATGACTGTCAGCTTGAGGTTTTAGTGACTCGTGTTACTGTCAAGATCGAGCTGGTTAGGATGTAAGTTTAGACCCAAATCTAAAGGAAGTTATTGCAGTGAGGATGTGGCAGACCTTTCAGCGTCAAATACAAAGAAGTATATCTGTTATTACATGGGGAAGACGACATCCTGATAGTCTGCCTTTAAACATTGGGGCTAGTGTGAGTGTCTTTTGTGTCAGTTGATGGAACTGTTACTAGTTGACACAGTTTagcatttttactgcattttgcattttttggtcatgtacatgttgttgttgtttttcaactaTTCAGTGATTTTATAATCATTCAGTCAAcaatcatttgtatttttgtgaattattgtATATAATTCTTATAAATGGCTGATTtacttttcagcaaggatgctttaattgattaaaagtgacattaaagacatttgtaatgggACTTAAGAtttctttttacaaataaatcctctccttttgaacattaaaagaatcctaaaaaaaatgtatcatagttttgCACTAAAATATAAAGCatcagcaactgttttcaaaatcagcctattagaattctttctgaaggaccatgtgacactgaggactggagaaatgattctgaaaattcagctttgctgtcacaggaaaaaacaatcacatttaaaattgaattgaaatattaaaaccgTATAAAAGTTACAATTTAAGCCTTTAAAATGCTACTTTATCACTCCATTCATAGTAAAAATACACTGCTTAACTTGTGTTGTGTAGTATATTCTTGTATGTGTCACATTTCTGTGGTCTCCTTATGAATTTTTGTTTACTATATCTATGCATTGACCTAATGTTGTCAGGCTGGTGTGACAACTGCTGACTTTTGTCTTGTCTGTGCAAGAACAGGTCGCAACATGTGAATCTATGTAtgtttggtttattgtttacTTGCCTGAAACGGCCAACCCACATTGCCACAGCTGATGTTAATAATGTTTACAATAGTACAT comes from the Cyprinus carpio isolate SPL01 chromosome B21, ASM1834038v1, whole genome shotgun sequence genome and includes:
- the LOC109045942 gene encoding zinc finger protein Gfi-1b-like — protein: MPRSFLVKSKKSHNVHRPIDTEQSQQKLPDPSSKTIPALVPLEPKECNIPERPQVDSVTRPSHRDPYDFIKCEQEPDCPIPSLPELPVTTRRPFYLSEPQLAEFPPYYKSSYTWDHVPATYDFRQMGFSPSLLQHASSLYGAHLKQSSEPQQPLDCSTHYSPTSNTYHCITCDKVFSTPHGLEVHVRRSHSGTRPFGCSICRKSFGHAVSLEQHMNVHSQERSFECKMCGKTFKRSSTLSTHLLIHSDTRPYPCQYCGKRFHQKSDMKKHTYIHTGEKPHKCQVCGKAFSQSSNLITHSRKHTGFKPFGCEICSKGFQRKVDLRRHHESQHSLK